In Solanum pennellii chromosome 3, SPENNV200, a single window of DNA contains:
- the LOC107014770 gene encoding peptide methionine sulfoxide reductase A1-like: protein MLLKTCLPSSTITTKSPLISFSKSTLLLPPFSQNPRKVSSTFPRTSKTPSLYSPPKMSWLNKLGFGARTDTPMDSSSSAIPQGPDTDIPAPGQQFVQFGAGCFWGVELAFQRVPGVTKTEVGYSQGYLDNPTYEDICSGNTFHSEVVRVQYDPKECNFDTLLDVFWDRHDPTTLNRQGNDVGTQYRSGIYFYTPEQEKAALEARDRQQKILNRNIVTEILPAKKFYRAEEYHQQYLAKGGRFGFRQSVEKGCNDPIRCYG from the exons ATGCTCCTCAAGACTTGTCTCCCTTCCTCCACCATAACCACAAAATCTCCACTCATTTCCTTCTCCAAATccactcttcttcttcctcctttcTCCCAAAACCCCCGTAAAGTTTCTTCAACCTTTCCTCGCACTTCCAAAACCCCATCTCTCTACTCCCCACCAAAGATGAGTTGGCTCAACAAATTGGGTTTTGGTGCTCGTACTGATACTCCAATGGATTCTTCTTCCTCTGCAATTCCACAAGGACCCGACACCGACATCCCTGCCCCAGGCCAACAGTTTGTCCAATTTGGGGCTGGATGCTTTTGGGGTGTGGAATTGGCCTTTCAGAGAGTGCCTGGTGTTACCAAGACAGAAGTTGGATATTCACAAGGGTATTTGGATAATCCTACTTATGAAGATATTTGCTCTGGGAATACCTTTCATTCAGAGGTTGTTAGAGTTCAGTATGATCCTAAGGAGTGCAATTTTGATACCCTGCTTGATGTATTTTGGGATCGGCATGACCCCACCACCCTCAATCGACAG GGTAATGACGTTGGCACCCAATACAGGTCTGGAATTTACTTCTATACACCTGAGCAAGAGAAGGCAGCACTAGAAGCGCGAGACAGACAACAAAAGATATTGAACAGGAATATTGTTACTGAGATCTTGCCGGCTAAGAAATTTTACAGAGCTGAAGAGTATCATCAGCAGTATCTTGCAAAGGGGGGTCGCTTTGGTTTCAGGCAGTCTGTTGAGAAAGGATGCAACGATCCCATCCGATGCTATGGTTAA
- the LOC107014206 gene encoding histone-lysine N-methyltransferase, H3 lysine-9 specific SUVH6-like, producing the protein MSVLAEMSSLEMLGKKKLHQMVDTKSPSTFKRVKVDATRNFPENCGSFVCQNNGSKEIYPEFRSNSKRVKVNSTRSFPKNCGPCVPEKKKGSDTPCSVDSEIKSCSEVDMNVVESAEPLSVFEPEDDLAATVACPKEAGDSSHQHTSCQPANENQQHEDLVNPVLQNPSIDSGNTFDWFIKSEPIENEPELPAIVSQENLIQGRNEPRKETSKGVHYGEVPHDEYRSRVDNNEICILSCSESNSLKSGLKTLSAGKKGVKGEIVQEEAVRSPEPLHKCNVIFEDESVVMKNQIDLRVSQEDLRNSVVMCDVSGNGLLTEHEHIQKVKEVRETLKLFDDEYTKLLLEDRAEKHEGGPKRSIHIEAAMALKKQKKWVNCEWTFGHVPGVQIGDQFRFRAELVMIGLHHQFIKGINYVTICRKDVASSIVDSGRYDNEAISSETFIYVGQGGNPKVSVNARMEDQKLEGGNLALKNSMELGYPVRVICGRQRVNGEKSDIRYIYDGLYTVTKCWEERAPTGKYIFKFELKRNLGQPKLARELVSRPAKLVKVNQFRVNKAKKSILQSEFVVDYDVSQGKEKIPIPVVNAIDDERPSPFTYITSMQYPDWYYISRPQGCNCTSGCLDSEQCSCASRNGGEIPFNTRGSIVRAQPLVYECGPSCKCPTSCKNRVSQHGPRYHLEVFKTESRGWGLRSRDYVTRGRFICEYVGELLDEKEAENRIGHDEYLFDIGNYDEEIPKRNVARNNNLKVESNSLTRKDEDGFTLDALRYGNVGRFINHSCSPNLYAQNVMYYHGDKKVPHIMFFASESIAPLEELTYHYNYDVDHVSDKNGDMKRKNCRCGSRKCEGRMY; encoded by the coding sequence ATGTCTGTGTTAGCCGAAATGAGTTCCTTAGAGATGTTAGGGAAGAAGAAACTTCATCAGATGGTTGATACTAAATCTCCCTCCACATTTAAGCGCGTAAAAGTCGATGCTACCCGCAATTTCCCTGAAAATTGTGGTTCATTTGTTTGTCAAAACAATGGAAGCAAAGAGATCTACCCGGAATTTCGGTCCAATAGCAAGCGTGTAAAAGTCAATTCTACGAGGAGTTTTCCGAAGAATTGTGGCCCCTGTGTTCCTGAAAAGAAGAAAGGAAGTGATACTCCATGCTCTGTTGATTCTGAGATCAAAAGTTGTTCTGAAGTTGATATGAATGTGGTTGAGTCAGCTGAGCCTTTGAGTGTTTTCGAGCCAGAAGATGATTTGGCTGCAACTGTTGCGTGTCCAAAAGAGGCTGGTGATTCTAGTCATCAGCATACCTCATGTCAACCTGCTAATGAAAATCAGCAGCATGAAGACTTGGTTAATCCGGTTCTCCAAAATCCATCAATTGATTCAGGAAATACATTTGATTGGTTTATAAAAAGCGAGCCTATTGAAAATGAACCAGAATTGCCTGCTATTGTTTCACAAGAAAATCTAATTCAAGGTCGAAATGAACCTCGTAAGGAAACAAGCAAGGGAGTTCATTACGGAGAAGTTCCTCATGATGAATACAGGAGTCGGGTAGACAATAATGAAATTTGCATTTTATCCTGCTCCGAGTCGAACTCATTAAAATCAGGTCTCAAGACCCTAAGTGCCGGTAAGAAAGGGGTCAAGGGTGAGATCGTGCAGGAAGAAGCAGTTAGGAGTCCAGAACCCCTACACAAGTGCAATGTTATTTTTGAAGATGAATCTGTGGTCATGAAGAACCAAATAGATCTCAGAGTATCTCAAGAAGATTTAAGAAATTCTGTTGTCATGTGTGATGTTTCCGGTAATGGATTGTTGACTGAACATGAACATATTCAGAAAGTGAAAGAAGTTAGAGAGACTCTGAAACTTTTTGATGACGAATATACTAAACTTTTGCTAGAAGATAGAGCAGAAAAACATGAAGGAGGGCCCAAAAGAAGTATCCATATAGAGGCAGCAATGGCTttgaaaaaacagaaaaagtGGGTAAATTGTGAGTGGACTTTTGGACATGTTCCTGGAGTTCAAATTGGGGATCAATTCCGGTTCAGGGCGGAACTTGTTATGATCGGACTACATCACCAATTTATTAAGGGTATCAATTATGTGACTATTTGCAGAAAAGATGTTGCATCTAGCATTGTTGATTCTGGTCGGTATGACAACGAGGCCATATCTTCTGAAACATTCATTTATGTAGGTCAAGGCGGGAATCCAAAAGTATCTGTTAATGCGAGAATGGAAGATCAAAAGCTTGAAGGGGGTAATCTTGCCTTGAAGAACTCCATGGAGTTGGGATATCCGGTGAGGGTTATTTGTGGTCGACAAAGAGTGAATGGTGAAAAGAGTGATATAAGATACATTTACGATGGGCTCTACACCGTGACTAAGTGTTGGGAAGAAAGAGCTCCAACTGGAAAATACATTTTCAAGTTTGAATTGAAAAGAAATCTTGGCCAACCAAAACTTGCTCGTGAACTAGTGTCACGGCCAGCAAAGTTAGTCAAGGTTAATCAATTTCGTGTCAACAAGGCAAAAAAATCGATTTTGCAGTCGGAGTTTGTTGTGGACTATGATGTCTCCCAAGGAAAAGAGAAGATACCAATCCCTGTTGTCAATGCAATAGATGATGAGAGACCCTCACCATTCACTTACATTACCAGCATGCAATATCCGGATTGGTATTATATTTCTAGGCCTCAAGGTTGCAATTGTACAAGTGGATGCTTGGATTCCGAGCAATGCTCTTGTGCTTCTAGGAATGGAGGTGAAATTCCATTTAACACAAGAGGCTCTATTGTTAGAGCACAACCTCTTGTTTATGAGTGTGGTCCATCTTGCAAATGTCCCACTTCTTGCAAAAATAGAGTTAGCCAACATGGTCCTCGATACCATTTGGAGGTTTTCAAGACTGAATCGAGAGGATGGGGTTTGAGGTCACGAGATTATGTCACACGTGGTAGGTTTATATGTGAATATGTTGGGGAGTTGCTTGATGAAAAGGAAGCTGAAAATAGAATAGGCCATGATGAGTACTTGTTTGATATTGGCAATTATGATGAAGAAATCCCCAAAAGGAATGTTGCGCGTAATAATAACCTCAAAGTTGAGTCAAATTCTTTGACGAGGAAGGATGAAGATGGCTTTACCCTTGATGCGTTAAGGTATGGGAATGTTGGAAGATTTATCAACCATAGTTGCTCACCAAACCTTTATGCTCAAAATGTCATGTATTACCATGGTGATAAGAAAGTACCTCACATAATGTTTTTCGCTTCTGAGAGTATTGCTCCATTAGAGGAGCTTACTTATCACTACAACTACGATGTTGACCATGTTTCTGATAAAAATGGCGATATGAAGAGAAAGAATTGTAGATGTGGCTCTCGGAAGTGCGAGGGGCGAATGTACTGA